Sequence from the Castanea sativa cultivar Marrone di Chiusa Pesio chromosome 12, ASM4071231v1 genome:
AGACATCATTATGAAATAGTGTATATTTGTGAGAGAAAGTCATTCTCTTATTCTCTcttgaactgattgagagaccacacttcttgggcattagtggaattgaagtgaagattaatagtgttctcaagtacttctaatcattggttttgaatttcaccataccaaggtatgctctcttgttcttaaattctgaaatttacatagtgcatgttatcaattgcgaatgaaatagattcattaatttttcactacgtatgttttgtatgagatacaaaccatgtttttccaacaattggtatcagggccaggttttcaattttgaatagtatgacatgttttgtgagttttggaatcaagatgatagtttcatgatgttagaaagttATGCAGTTGATTTTCTCCATGGttaattgaaattttgttttgatgaaaactgatattgatgttatgatgttctttaagtttgatattaagtgtgttaatttgaactttaaggctttaacatcaatggaattcagttttgatatcaatctttatctattatgttcatatgatggttgtttattcatgaaaaaccgttgaaaactaccttagaaaaattctggaaatttGAAGTTCACGAGTTTCAATTGATCGAAAATTACTTTCAATCGATCAAGTGAAATAAGGACTAATCTGCTTGATTCGATTGTTATTCGATTGCTAGTCGATCGAtcgaattttatttttttgatcgATCAAGCAGCAATCGAGtatcgatcgagccaggcagattgTCAGGTtcgaatttttaattttttcgatcgatcaaggggcacattcgatcaatcgaaagaaagaaaattttaaatttttctaagtgttttcaagttTAAAAGTGCAAGGTtgtgtgtgattagattacacatgatttctaaataaaaacctttattttaaaatatctagtgggagaaaGATACAAAAGTTGGATCTCACagctagggatggcaatggagcggggcggggccgaaggatgggatcttcACCCCCGCcccgtatagatttttcttgccccatccccgtcCTGCCCCGCATGACGGGGAAaatttcttgccccatccccaccCCTTAAAGCCCCGCGAAGCCCCGCCCTACaccgtaaaactttatttcttgttaattttccctataactattaccattttttcaaataaaatgacatgtttcaatattaaaaatatacttgaaattataaataaatttatcctatcaaatcaaactaatttttagcaaaaactaaataatattatctaaatgtttaacaagacaatgttACAACAAAAATCTTatagtatgacacaaaaatctcatattatgttaatgatgaaaagtaacttgagaaagacatatgaatcatgaatgaaaatacaaaaaaaagagttaatattggtaccttatttccaactttgcttgagagaaaagagaggtagaaccacgttaggtagaataaaataagctaatgatatttttgtttaaatagtaggattttagagtatgaaaaaattacaacttaatccttattaacGCGGGATGGGccggggtgggtctaaaaagtgtaaacccatccccgccccgccccgtgATGCGGGTCTAAAATCTCGCCTCATCCCCGCCCCATCACCTTTGTGGGGCGGGTAAAATCCGCACGGGGCGAAGCGGGGTGGgtaaaaattgtcatccctactCACAGCCTCCATTGTCGGTTTATAGTAATGTGATCAAACACCTCACCTTGGCATATATGCCTTGCTCCAATTGGAGGGAGTTTAAATCATGGGACTACagattaaacttcttaatgatggatgatatgtgttttacattaagaacgaccacgctaccgtggagttacttaatgactcacatagatttcaagcaatggtatacactagactaagtttaatgttaacctccctacGGAGCTAGGTCATTATTAATTAGAGGCTAAAGTGAATGCGGCATATTATTAGAGTTATCAtaatagcactaataatgagaatagttctcaatcaatcatagtgtttataatttacttgctacTAAGGAgttttaaacatgggattgggttgtcattgcatattttattttatggttttattaaggttccatactatatgtttgtATGCTAAATTGATCAtatccagtttacttattatattcatgtttattattttcagatttaactatggcatcatttagcccacttgttgctattcttaaccaaaacaaactgactagatccaactatgttgactggaaaagaaatttgggcATTGTTCTTACAGCTAAAGAGTACAAGTATTGCTTACTTAACCTTGTCCTAAATTTCCcacattagatgctcctcttgaggaaaaacagtaatatgatcgttggcagaaatttaatgaaatggccaaatgCTATATCCTGgcatctatttcaaatattCTACAGCATCatatgcaggatgtagaactagcttcggataTTATGCCAAGTTTGAAGAAGATGTTTAGTGAGCAAGGTCGTTCTGCAAGacaagaaactatgaggcaaatttacaataccaaaatggctaagGGCAcctcagtgagagagcattgtcttaagatgatctctaatttgaacacattagaagttttaagtgccgacattgatggagaattcGAAGTGggtatgatactccagtcactaccacaatcattcaaagaattcaaacttaattataacatgaataaaaagatttattcgttgtctgaattaatgaataagTTAGTGGCAGCGAAAGGCCTTCTTGGTACTTCCAatgttgaagccaatatggTTGAAGCTTCTttttctcaacctaagtcgaaagacaaaggtaaaaagaagaagaaaaaagacttcaccaagcaagatggtaaacaaattgccttaaaAGTTGCCAATAAGGGAAAAACCAAAGGAAAGCGTTTCCATTGTGGtaagaaaggacattggaagaggaattatccaattttcaaagctgccaagaataagggtatgaaaatttcatttcttcttgaaatttttttagtacagaatcccacgaattcctagtgtgtggattcaggatgtactaatcatatttgcaattctttgcaagggttccaagagaccaaatgttgaatgagggagaactatttcttactttggctgatgggagcaagattccagttgtagctgttggagtgtttaatttatactttaattctagagttttaatattggaagactgtctgtatgtacctaatgttcgtaagaatttaatttctgcaacttatttaggtaagcatgggtattgtgttatcctaaaagataatgttgtaataaagaaggataaaatgtttatctgttctggcaatattgtggatggtctttatattttaactcttgataagcatgaattatacaattctgaattagatgataactctcatgtaatatcattaaagagaaaatttccttctactaatgatgcatatctttggcacttgcgtttgggtcatattaatccaaacagaattcaaagactaatcaaagatggactcttaaagccattggactttgatggattttcagtttgtgaatcttgtttagaGAGTAattgaccaaacgaccttttaatgcaaaaggtagaagagcccaagaatGGCTTGAATTAATTTATACAGATGTATATGGTCCTAtatcaacccaagcaaaagaaGGTTATGAGTGCTTCATCACTTTTAcagatgattactcaagatatagTTATGTgcacctaatgagacggaagtccgaaacctttgaaaagttcaaagagtttatgGCTGAAATTGATAATCAATTAGGTAGacgcataaaggtcattcgatctaatcgaggtggcaaataccttcttggaaatttcaaggattacctaattcagaatgggattgtatcccaattgactgcacctggaactcctcaacaaaatggtgtagcggagagaaggaataggactcttttgaaaatgattaggtccatgatgaggtactcaactttaccaatttctttttgggggtatgccttaAATACATCAATAcatcttttaaatttagttccatcaaaatctattTCTAAAACACCCATAGAATTATGGAGTGGACGTAAGCCTAGTATAAGATATCTCCACATTTAGgattgtccagcacatgtgctaaaggggaagcctaataagttggaaccaaaatcaaaagtgtgtttgcttgtgggttatccaaaagaaactaggggttatttattctatagtcgtaatgataacaaagtttttgttagtaaaaatgctaaatttttaaaaaatgactatatgaataattttactcctagaagtagagttgttttggctgaaatgaatgaacttatagttgaacaaccaatggatgaaactagggatgatgtggctgtattggatacaccacaagatgctactcatgagatgtctagtacacaggtgcctcatCATAGTGAAAGGAATGTAAGGccacctataagatttataggtctGGGAGAAatttatgaagctatctcaaaagaggctgaaactgatccttacacttatgatgaagcaatgaatgatatagatgttaatcattgggtccaagctatgaaatctgaattagattcaatatattccaatcaagtttgggatcttgtaaaggtgtctaatggcattaaacttgttggttgcaaatgggtttacaagaggaagaaagggatagatggaaaggttgaaacctttaaagtaagactagtggcgaaagggtagaCACggaaagaaggtattgattataaTGAAACCTTTTCACCAATAGCAATGCTTAAATAtattagaattctcttatccattgctactcattatgattatgagatttggtaaATAGATGTCAATACTACATTctttaatggcaatcttgaagaagaaatatacatgatGCAATctgaaggtttcatagcaaagaaccaaaagcatatggtatgcaagttgaaaatgtccatttatggacttaagcaagcatctaggccatagaacattagatttgatcaagcaatcaagtcatttggtttttaGGAAAATCTAGATGAACCatatgtgtacaaaagacatcaagataaagtagtaatgttcctagtgctttatgttgatgatattctactcattggaaatgatgtaggggtaatgtcatcagtaaaggtttggttgtcaagtcaatttgatatgaaagacttaggcaaagctaactatattctagggatcaagctttggcgaaatcgaaagaataggatgttaggtttgtcacaagttggatatatagataaggttctagaacagtttaacatgcaaaactccaagaaatgattacttcctttcagacatggagttcctttgtctgatgaccaaaggcctaagactcttgagaAGAAAACTTGATGAGATAGATTCCTTATACTTAtgtagtgggaagtctcatgtatgccatgttttgtactagactagatatttgttattcagttggcatagTCAGCCGATATaaatcaaatccaggacttaaacattggcaagctgtaaagcatattctaaAGTATCTAAgaagaacgagagattatatgattgtttaccatagtgaggatttgatacccattggctatacaaatTTCGATTTTCAATCAAATCTTGATTTCAAAAAGTCCACTTCAAGTTGTGTGTTCACCTGGGAGGTAGAGCCATAAGTTGGaagagtgttaagcaatcttgtattgccaactctaccatggaagctgaatatgttgctgcttgtgaagcggcAAAGGATGCTATTTacctcaagaaattcctttctgatcttggtgttgtgagaatttagcaagttcctatcacatttttctgcgacaatagtggaacagttgcacaatccaaggattcaaggaatcacaagaaaggaaagcacatagaaagaaagtaccacatcattcgagacattgttgctcgtagagatgtagtagtagcagcaaagattgatagtgcaaagaatctagcggatccctttaccaaagcattgccccaaaggactttcgagtcacatttggaggaaatgggagttagattagtgcacaatagtctttagggcaagtgggagattgttaggatgtgtgcccttaaatcctattgtatgatactatgtatgacttaatgttgtgactaatatagttttttttttattatctaaaaataatggtaacatgaatattaggatattatcatatagtccatgagatgcatagtatatgatttatgtgaaaagttacaaaagacataaattacaagttctttgtcaattcagaattttagtttgtagtcggtgatgaaattgggcatttcatctgcaaagactattgCATATCAACTAAgttgatttgtcttgatcatggaaatggagaatTCTAGTCggtatgttttaagagttaagacatattgaactggaccgctgtgagatttattattctcctaacaactgtcaagtgaatgataaatctcacgacttctatttacatgaactcttaatctgagaggataatggacctaatcattaaatgtaggttactttgatatatcaggagtgagatatAAAGTAaagatcaaaacctcagtatgttgggcagccacatttagtgttgatggaacatatattctcaaaatggaattcatagtctcttaacgagGATATAagatattcccttaagataaatttaatgggtttggttattcagaaagttaggcctaaccactttagtaaaaatttactaaagtatatatttatagaattggatttcataaatatataatgaataacttaaaggattaaaccaggtactaaagaattaagatgtagtaatcttcaaagtggcaatctactttcatgactttgtattactacaaatattttatgaaggggttgtatgtacaataaagtcttgggatataatttataaataaggcctaaagtacaactatatttatatagtggtattaaatataattaatggtaattttggacttattaagagttgacagaaaagcccagagcccattggagctagtgtcttattgggcCCTTTTTTGTCTTACTCCAAACCATACACTTAACCCCAATTGGGAAGGTTTAAAAGgctagctcaattagataattagttagatacaagataagaaacatatagaatattACAATGACATTATAAAATAGTGTGTATATGTGAGAGAAAGTCATTCTCCTATTCTCCCttaaactaattgagagaccacacttcttgggcattagtaGAATtagagtaaagattaaaagtgttctcaagtacttctaattgttagttttgaatttcaccataccaaggtatgctctcttgttcttaaattctgaaatttacatagtgcgtGTTATCAATTgagaatgaagtaaatccgttaattttccactgcgtatgttttgtatgaggtACAAACCATGTTTTTTCAAcatctaaaactcgagatgctaatTTACTAAAACCTTTCAAACGTGTGTTAACTTACTATATTCTATCCCCTTACTATGCTAGTCCCCAAATATCCCCAAAGACAATGAGAGAGATGGAGAGAAAGAGTACCAGCCAAGTCAACCTACAGGATCTCTGAGCTAGGAACAAAGAAAGTAGAGTCTATAAGTGCAAGTTCTTCGGTAGGAAAAGTCATCACTAGCCCAATATAAGGTCCTGCATTCTCATTGATCTTGACAACTCGAATTTGTGTGAAACACAAGAGCTtatttagacccccaaaaaAAGGTTACacctaaattgcttttactcaaACTTAAACTAAAtgcggaataagagtaaatgagtgAAAACAaccaataaaactactctaagccataatcaaccaatatcaacaataaaagataagcttaaagagtagggaagagagatgcaaacacaagataacaccaagacatgttatcgaagaggaaatcgaaaaactcagcgaaaaacctctctgcgaccctccaagtcaaaatcaatccactagagaataagttggagtacacgaataacaaaagaccctccaagcctagtctatccaatgtacttgagccctccaagctcctgctaccaacggacttctcggagtcatgtcttctctaactttccaAATCCCGCAATACTCCCAATTACATCCGTCAAGCCTCACTGGCTTCTTTTGGcgaatccccaaagcttcccaagcttcaaaacactctctatactctgaaaatgtgtggattgtgtttgagtacaaatctcctctcaaggtatgacaatgggagagggaagaagaagaggctagaataatttctcactaaggataaGTAGCTCTTTCTCTCatacatttgtgggtaatgagggtatatatagtatgggtgaaagGTAAGAAAGTCGCACTTAAAAACCTCTAGGCAAAATGTTTCATGGGTATCTCGCGTATAGGCCCTTCTCGCGAGACACTAGCGAAACTGACAGCCTATCATGACTCTTTAGCTTCCAGCATATGCTTCTCACATGCCTTTTTCGTAGGTAAGCTTCTCGAAAGACACTAGCAAAATTacactgattcttcatttcatgcttaattcttcaccaacttaatactaagccaatacaataaaatcccacaaaatacaaggaacaaaattaatgcaattacaacactttttgtcatggaataaagccaacataaaacatagttgtaaatcacaactttacagatCTTATCCACAACCCCATGCATTGGATGACTAGATCTCAGTTGCAAAGACTGTTGAACTTGTGACATAACCAATAAACCCACCACTGCCATGACTTGCAAATTAACAGCCCACATTGTTGGTCATGGATATTCTCTCCCCTGGAAAGTTGGAAGTGTGCAAGAAATGTGTAGTAAAGAGTGAGGAGAGACAAAAGAATATGGGCAATATATGTTTTATTAGGTGTGGAGTCATGTGCATATTGAAGTTTAGATGTCATTTGTATCTGCCAATCAATATTATAAAACAAGAACACAACTGGCCGAGAGTTATAATTCACATGGAGAAACCCTTTAATAATTGTCATAGTCTCAGTACTTAGCTCACAAAACCACATGGTTATCACAATTCTAATTCATGGTTAGAAACATGTACTTACAGACACTATTTACCGTAATTATCGCTAACAGTAGatgatggagaaaaaataataagtttataCATAGAGTAACCCATTAATAATTGTCATAGCCTCATTACTTGGCTCACAAGAGCACTCGATTACCACAATTCTAATTCATGGTTGGAAACATGTACTTGCAAACACTCTTTACCGTAATTCTCTCTAACAGTAAATGATGGAGAAAAAATGATAAGTTTATATGAAAGTGATAGATGGTCAATCACAGTCTAACTATTACATAGGATAGTTGCAATAGAGTTTATATGAACATGTACTTGCAGAAACTCTTTACCATAATTCTCGCTAACGGTAGATGATGGCTAGTCCAATAAGCTCATATTTAACAACCAAAAAGACTACTTGGAAAGCCTTAGGCAAGAATATTTAATGAAATCAAATGAAGAATGATATCAAAACTAGCCTTAGCCCAATCACTAGCCATATTCTAAGTCAGCATAAGATCCCAACTAGCTCCTGCCTAGTTTAGCTGGTGCCAACACAAGATATATGCCCCCAATTACACATACTCTAGAGTATGGACAACACACAAGAAGAAGATGGCCCAACCACTTGCCTTAAGAATAGAGCCTACAAATAGTTGGGTTTAAGGCCTAATCTATTAATGTTCTTAATTTATTCGATTTACTTtatgaaatgacaaaatttagtaaCAAAATTGTGTATAGCCTAAGGCTATAACCTtacttaattaaaatatattactacatattttgaaaatctaaccgttgaattgtatgctctttacgctcttaatacacatgtcaaattttgtatcaatcaaatattatttactatatgatctctaaacttatattttatgcataatttagactacaaaaacttgcaatttaaacaatttattgatgacacagctattgatctttaattttctagaaatttatcaagcatgaaagatataagaagaagatataatccaatgatgggtttgtcaaaattcacctccaataaaaagatattgagtaaaattgtaGCCTTAGACttcaactaattttgtaactaaactttatccatttttgaaatcttattttattttcctacaTGTTTTAGGGATTTAATTCATCTTCTTACTTCATTAGTAGAATTCTCATTGGTTAGAATGGTTTCGTCCTAAACTTTCTTAaaaactaaattcccacagacggcgccaattgtaaggacacaattcaagttcccaaactacgactgggagaaaaatgggcttgaaaggcctttcttcacaatgaatttgtagaggatgggtttgtaatttagatttcaaggatggtttagacaattacaaaaagaacgggctttgggcccaatggaacaaaacaaagaatcgtttgcaaagagtaagactgagaagtCGTCCTCGGATagtgtccgaggatggtttataataatatttctcaagtttggatacaagtgttgattatcatttactattgactctatctcttctactccaaaagtcctcctttcttcgtatgcctttcctcctatttatatctttttctttcccttcatcaccttccactttcctggttgcaatcctcatttttggatacttgtcccatccattcttccctaaagcccgctgggattagggaccaagttccaagctcgatgttcaggtcccatccttccatctatacagtcagcgtatcaatttacagagcttttaatgtatgggcggtggtagcagctttatttttagacattccaccgttctttctatcgccctccacgtatactgtgcatccccataattgtaggactctttataatataacccaaggatactaaacttctcttcctatgtcctcggctttgtaatccgaggacaaatctactcctcggacgtatttggatatttaaatagtccacgaccattttgatgtcttcggattttgggtttccagcccaaaatacttcgttgggccatccttcatatactattgggcccaatacccctacagtttccttttcttgttaggATAATAAGTTTGGAACTCTATTTAAAGAACCTAGAATACTGAATTAATTCAATATTGTATATATACAGTTTGCTTCAGTAATGAAATTGATTGTTGGGGTTTTTCCTTCAATAGCTTAGTGTTGATTCCAGATAACCCTAGGTGTTGATTTCtaagggggtttttttttttttttttttgttgcttgatGCTGATACAAAGCAAGCCTAGGTATAATtcgtaggttttttttttttttttttgttcttgttgaaGCCGCAACATTAGCATTATTTGATTAGGCCCCAAGGCCTCAAAGACATCCCACACATGGCCTCCTGGCCATCAATATATAAGAACCAAGCCAAATAATAATGAACACGCCACATCTCTAtgatgtgttttatttattgatattaattaatattttacaaACTTCTTAGTACTGATTACAGAAATTTATAGtgcatatataaataaaattaactttGCCAATTGAAAGCGAGCACAACTAAAAGTACGGCAGGCAGCCTAAAGCCGGATCCTCAAGGATTACCATCTGATCTTTTCTGGGAAGTactacaaaaagaaagaaaaaaaatccaattttagtaaagaaaaaaaagtgtttaaaatTACCAAAGCACAGAATTTTGCACTGGTACACACCTTTTTTATGAGGGATTCATAGTATGGTTTAACTTTTTCAACATCAATGTGAACTTTGCTCTTACTGTAGAGATCATATTTGCTGTTATTTTGTACAATACAATGAAATCAGTTTAGTTGTCACAATCAGctgaacaaaaattgaataattggTGGGGAAAAACACTGATGCTCACAATCAGCTCAATGAGAAATGAATAATTGTTGGGGAAGAACACtggtaagaaagaaaaaaaaaatgtacaaattaaACAGCAAAATGGAAGCTTACCAGAATAATTTAGACCACTTCAGATTCTCTCTGTCCTCGTCATTCATTAGGTATTGATATCCTCCTTCCAGATGCATTGCTGCAAGATAAACAGATAAAACtcattttattgtataaaaacGATTCAAGAATATTaactatttttcaaatttacaggaaaagataaagaataATACTTACGGTGTAATGAGTGATATCGGATAATAAATAATGCAGCTGGAGGTAGAGTAGTTTCACTTGCCTTAAGCACCTAAGGATTTGGAAACAACATTCTTAGTATTATGATTGTTATTTTGGAATAACATATTATGGAAATTTGAATATGAAAATCTTATTAaagatttttcattaaaaattcaTTGAAGATTCAGAGGATATACCAAGTACATGTAATCGTCATGCCCCCATGTCAACAGCACATTTTCAAGTCCACATCCTTCAGAGTAGACTCCAAGTTTAGTGTTGTAGGCAGGATTGTTGTAATCTGGATTTTCCTCGAGATACTGAAATGCAAAAGATTCGAAGAAATTTCTTTCAGTTGACTGACTACATATAATCATGTCAAACATAATTAACTAATGTTTTTGAGAAGACCTTGCGATAAACAATCGATTTGTCATAAGCACAACCAACAATAAACGTATCTCCTGCAACATCAGAATTCATCATCGGATTGAAATGACTCGAAACAAGAGAAATATATTAACATTTATTTGGTCAAAGAACATTTGTTACCTACAACAGCCCACTGGGGAAGCGATCCAAATTGAGGAAAGTAAAGAACCTTTCCAACATCTGAAATCCATGCAAGAATCAATTATCAAGCTGTTTTACTTAAACTTGAATTCAAAGAACTTATATTTTGCATGTTAGCCTTAGAACGGAAAC
This genomic interval carries:
- the LOC142620940 gene encoding inositol oxygenase 4-like, which translates into the protein MIAVENQAVVSENAIPKDASDEFTVPESNAFGQSFRDYEGSVRLSIVENCYRLHHINQTYDFVKRTREEYAKLNKAEMSIWEAIELLDDFVDESDPDLDEPQIQHMLQTAEAIRKDYPNEDWLHLTALIHDVGKVLYFPQFGSLPQWAVVGDTFIVGCAYDKSIVYRKYLEENPDYNNPAYNTKLGVYSEGCGLENVLLTWGHDDYMYLVLKASETTLPPAALFIIRYHSLHPMHLEGGYQYLMNDEDRENLKWSKLFCKYDLYSKSKVHIDVEKVKPYYESLIKKYFPEKIRW